In one window of Maribacter sp. BPC-D8 DNA:
- a CDS encoding cold-shock protein, with the protein MSKGTVKFFNDSKGYGFITEDGSNEDHFVHISGLIDEVREGDVVEFELQQGKKGLNAVNVKVLD; encoded by the coding sequence ATGAGTAAAGGAACAGTAAAATTCTTCAATGATTCTAAAGGTTACGGATTTATCACTGAAGATGGTTCAAACGAAGATCATTTTGTACACATTTCTGGCTTAATCGATGAAGTTCGTGAAGGTGATGTTGTAGAATTTGAACTACAACAAGGTAAAAAAGGATTAAACGCCGTTAATGTGAAGGTACTTGACTAG
- a CDS encoding peptidylprolyl isomerase encodes MEDGIYAKFNTNKGEILVKLTHDKTPGTVGNFVALAEGDKENSAKGKGEPYYNGLKFHRVIPDFMIQGGCPKGQGTGDAGYKFDDEFHPELKHDAPGVLSMANSGPGTNGSQFFITHVPTPWLDNKHTIFGKVESGQDVVDAIAQDDVIESLEIVRVGDAAKKWDALKAYKDFNSSGEARLADEKAKQDAELDKIAAGFDATPSGLRYKMIQKGDGAKAVKGEKVSVHYEGSLLDGQVFDSSYKRNSPIDFQLGIGQVIPGWDEGIALLQVGDKARFVIPSDLAYGSAGAGGVIPPNATLIFDVELMKVG; translated from the coding sequence ATGGAAGACGGAATTTACGCCAAGTTCAATACAAATAAAGGCGAAATACTAGTAAAATTAACTCACGATAAAACTCCTGGTACAGTAGGTAATTTTGTAGCCTTAGCTGAAGGAGATAAAGAAAATAGCGCTAAAGGTAAAGGTGAGCCGTATTATAATGGTTTGAAATTTCATAGGGTTATTCCAGATTTTATGATTCAAGGTGGCTGTCCTAAAGGTCAAGGTACTGGTGACGCTGGTTATAAATTTGATGATGAATTTCATCCAGAATTAAAGCATGATGCACCTGGTGTACTTTCAATGGCTAATTCTGGTCCTGGTACTAATGGTAGTCAGTTTTTTATTACGCACGTACCAACGCCTTGGTTAGATAATAAACACACTATTTTTGGTAAAGTTGAGTCAGGTCAAGATGTTGTAGATGCTATTGCACAAGACGATGTTATAGAATCTTTAGAAATTGTAAGAGTTGGTGATGCAGCTAAGAAATGGGATGCATTAAAAGCTTACAAAGATTTCAATTCTTCTGGTGAAGCAAGATTAGCTGATGAAAAAGCAAAGCAAGATGCTGAGCTTGATAAAATAGCAGCAGGATTTGATGCTACGCCATCAGGACTTCGTTATAAGATGATTCAGAAAGGTGATGGAGCTAAAGCTGTAAAAGGTGAAAAAGTTTCTGTACACTACGAAGGTTCTCTTTTAGATGGTCAAGTTTTTGACTCATCTTACAAGCGTAATTCTCCTATAGATTTTCAATTAGGTATCGGTCAGGTTATACCAGGTTGGGATGAAGGTATTGCTTTACTTCAAGTAGGTGATAAAGCACGTTTTGTAATTCCTTCTGATCTAGCATATGGATCTGCAGGAGCAGGCGGAGTAATACCACCAAATGCTACACTGATCTTTGATGTAGAATTAATGAAGGTAGGTTAA
- a CDS encoding M20/M25/M40 family metallo-hydrolase: protein MKNNYKVNSKLVLFFVIAFTYVGLSQNSDEEQIKKLYDTALTEGTGYDWLNYLSNQIGGRLSGSIQAQQAVDYTKAQLDSLGIDKVWLQPVMVPKWVRGVPEFAYFETSPGTTTNVAICAIGGSVPTPSRGIKANIIEVEGIEQLATLGKDKIQGKIVFYNKPMDATQINTFTAYSNCVDQRYAGALEASEYGAVGVIVRSMNLRLDDYPHTGSMSYGEQAESERIPAAAISTNAAELLSTSLKLNPDINFYFKQSCKQFNDVESYNVIGEIRGSTKPEEVIVVGGHLDSWDLGDGSHDDGAGCVQSMEVLNLFKKTGYKPKRTVRVVLFMNEENGLRGGNKYAEIANAKNEKHIFALESDSGGFSPRGFTFDSSDKDFEKVLEWKPLFEPYFVHYFEKGYSGADIGPLKKEGLVMAGLRPDSQRYFDHHHAENDTFEHVNRRELQLGAASMASLIYLVDKYGF from the coding sequence ATGAAGAACAACTACAAGGTGAATAGTAAACTTGTTTTATTTTTTGTAATTGCTTTCACATATGTGGGACTTTCGCAAAATTCGGACGAAGAACAAATAAAGAAACTTTATGATACAGCGCTGACCGAAGGTACAGGTTATGATTGGTTGAATTATTTGTCTAATCAAATAGGCGGGCGACTTTCTGGGTCAATTCAGGCGCAGCAAGCTGTAGATTATACCAAAGCTCAATTAGATTCTCTAGGTATAGATAAAGTTTGGTTACAACCTGTAATGGTGCCTAAATGGGTGAGGGGAGTACCAGAATTTGCTTATTTTGAAACAAGCCCTGGTACAACCACTAATGTTGCCATTTGCGCAATAGGTGGTTCAGTGCCAACTCCTTCCAGAGGTATAAAGGCAAATATCATAGAGGTTGAGGGTATTGAGCAGTTAGCAACCTTAGGTAAAGATAAAATTCAGGGAAAAATAGTGTTCTATAATAAACCGATGGATGCTACTCAGATAAATACCTTCACTGCCTATTCTAATTGTGTAGACCAACGTTATGCTGGTGCCTTAGAAGCTTCTGAATATGGTGCTGTGGGTGTTATTGTGCGTTCAATGAACCTTCGTTTAGATGATTATCCTCATACAGGGTCCATGAGTTATGGCGAACAGGCAGAATCTGAAAGAATTCCTGCTGCGGCAATTAGTACAAATGCAGCTGAATTATTAAGTACTTCTTTAAAATTGAATCCTGATATCAACTTTTATTTCAAACAGAGTTGTAAGCAGTTCAATGATGTTGAATCATATAATGTTATCGGAGAAATTAGAGGATCTACAAAACCAGAAGAAGTAATTGTTGTTGGCGGACACTTAGATTCTTGGGATTTAGGCGATGGTTCTCATGACGATGGCGCTGGTTGTGTTCAGAGTATGGAGGTTTTAAACCTTTTTAAGAAAACAGGTTATAAGCCAAAACGTACCGTAAGAGTAGTACTATTTATGAACGAAGAAAATGGTCTCAGAGGTGGTAATAAATATGCTGAAATTGCTAATGCCAAAAATGAAAAACACATATTCGCATTAGAAAGTGATTCTGGAGGATTTTCTCCTCGCGGATTTACTTTTGATAGTTCTGATAAAGATTTCGAAAAAGTACTAGAATGGAAACCTCTTTTTGAACCCTACTTTGTACACTATTTTGAAAAAGGATATAGTGGGGCAGATATTGGTCCGTTGAAAAAAGAAGGATTAGTAATGGCAGGTTTACGACCAGATTCTCAACGCTATTTTGACCATCACCATGCAGAGAACGATACATTTGAACATGTTAATAGACGCGAACTGCAATTAGGTGCCGCATCTATGGCTAGCTTAATATACTTAGTAGATAAATACGGATTTTAA
- a CDS encoding PPK2 family polyphosphate kinase — translation MDKIKVDNYSTNKNFKISDYETFEDFGKSDKELKKELSKIRRELGEFQDTIYAHGKYSILVCLQGMDTAGKDSLIREVFKDFNVSGVEVHSFKVPTELELSHNYLWRHYLVLPAKGKFGVFNRTHYENVLVTRVHPEYILNEHIPGIHTVEDIDQKFWDKRFEQINDFERHLAENGTLIFKFFLNLSKEEQRQRLLRRLALKEKHWKFSPGDLKERKLWDEYQHCYEEAISNTTHEHAPWYAVPADNKKATRIIIASILLEALKKYKDIKEPMLSDKIMANLDSYEEQLQGE, via the coding sequence ATGGATAAAATAAAAGTAGACAATTATAGTACCAATAAAAACTTTAAAATCTCTGATTATGAGACTTTTGAAGATTTTGGTAAGTCAGATAAAGAACTTAAAAAAGAATTATCAAAAATTAGAAGAGAGTTAGGCGAGTTTCAAGATACTATTTATGCCCATGGAAAATATAGTATACTAGTATGTCTACAAGGTATGGATACCGCTGGTAAGGATAGTTTAATACGCGAGGTGTTTAAAGATTTCAATGTTAGTGGTGTTGAGGTTCATAGTTTTAAAGTGCCTACAGAATTAGAGCTCAGCCATAATTACCTGTGGCGTCATTATTTAGTTCTACCGGCGAAAGGTAAATTCGGCGTTTTTAATAGAACCCATTATGAAAATGTATTGGTTACTAGAGTTCACCCAGAATATATATTGAACGAACATATACCTGGTATACATACGGTAGAAGATATCGACCAAAAATTTTGGGATAAAAGATTTGAGCAGATCAATGACTTTGAGCGTCACCTTGCTGAAAATGGGACTTTAATTTTTAAATTCTTCCTTAACCTTTCAAAAGAAGAACAACGTCAACGTCTGTTAAGAAGACTTGCGTTGAAAGAGAAACATTGGAAATTTTCACCAGGAGACTTAAAGGAGCGTAAACTGTGGGATGAGTATCAACATTGCTATGAAGAAGCTATCTCAAATACCACTCATGAGCATGCGCCATGGTATGCGGTACCTGCAGATAATAAAAAGGCAACGCGTATAATAATAGCATCTATTCTGTTAGAAGCGTTAAAAAAATACAAAGATATCAAAGAGCCTATGTTGAGCGATAAAATAATGGCTAATTTAGACAGCTATGAAGAACAACTACAAGGTGAATAG
- a CDS encoding sigma-54-dependent transcriptional regulator, translating to MSKILVIEDEAAIRRVLVKILSEENDTYSVEEAEDGLKGIETIKNNDYDLVLCDIKMPKMDGVEVLEAARKIKPEIPFIMISGHGDLDTAVNTMRLGAFDYISKPPDLNRLLTTVRNALDRKVLVVENKNLKKKVSKNYEMIGESSELDTIKDMIEKVAPTDARVLITGSNGTGKELVAHWLHEKSARSSGSFIEVNCAAIPSELIESELFGHVKGAFTSAVKDRAGKFEAANKGTIFLDEIGDMSLSAQAKVLRALQESKISRVGTDKDIKVDVRVIAATNKDLKKEIQEGNFREDLYHRLAVILIEVPSLNDRRDDIPLLIEHFSKKIAAEQGMAGKTFSVTAIKMLKAYDWTGNIRELRNVVERLIILGGQEVSEDDVKLFASK from the coding sequence ATGTCAAAAATATTAGTAATAGAAGATGAAGCAGCAATTAGAAGGGTATTAGTCAAAATTTTATCCGAAGAAAATGATACATATTCTGTTGAAGAAGCCGAAGACGGATTAAAAGGTATTGAAACTATTAAGAACAATGACTATGACTTGGTGCTTTGCGACATAAAAATGCCAAAAATGGATGGCGTAGAGGTACTTGAGGCTGCTAGAAAAATTAAACCTGAAATTCCTTTTATAATGATATCTGGTCACGGTGATCTTGATACTGCTGTAAATACAATGAGATTAGGTGCTTTTGATTATATCTCAAAACCACCAGATTTAAATAGATTACTTACTACTGTTAGAAATGCCTTAGATAGAAAAGTATTGGTCGTAGAGAACAAAAACTTGAAGAAGAAGGTGAGTAAGAATTATGAAATGATTGGTGAGAGTAGCGAATTAGATACGATCAAAGACATGATCGAAAAAGTTGCGCCTACCGATGCCCGTGTTTTAATTACCGGGTCTAATGGTACAGGTAAAGAGCTTGTTGCACATTGGTTACATGAAAAAAGTGCTAGAAGTTCAGGTTCATTTATTGAAGTAAACTGTGCTGCTATACCTTCAGAATTAATTGAAAGTGAATTATTCGGTCACGTTAAAGGTGCTTTTACGTCAGCAGTGAAAGATAGAGCTGGTAAATTTGAGGCAGCCAATAAAGGAACCATATTCTTAGATGAAATTGGTGATATGAGCCTTTCTGCACAGGCGAAAGTGTTACGGGCGCTTCAAGAAAGTAAAATATCGCGTGTAGGTACAGATAAAGATATTAAGGTCGACGTGCGTGTAATTGCAGCTACGAACAAAGATTTAAAGAAAGAAATACAAGAAGGTAATTTTAGAGAAGATTTGTACCACAGGTTGGCGGTTATTCTTATTGAAGTACCTAGTTTAAATGACCGACGTGATGATATACCGTTATTAATTGAGCATTTTTCTAAGAAAATTGCTGCTGAGCAAGGTATGGCAGGTAAAACCTTTTCAGTTACGGCAATCAAAATGTTGAAAGCATATGATTGGACAGGAAATATTCGTGAATTAAGAAACGTTGTCGAACGTTTAATTATACTTGGTGGTCAAGAAGTGTCAGAAGATGACGTAAAATTGTTTGCCAGTAAATAA
- a CDS encoding DUF6268 family outer membrane beta-barrel protein, translating to MRKHSWVVLSVCLLFSAINSVIAQTPDVFRLEYMLMPENSGDVETSRIKLVLNVPIAVRDKKDFLVLGAEYNRYNFEVPDDLFPNSGDLSKFHVLDVNLAYMYKLTESWRLIGVVTPRWSTNFVQELQNEDFNMNYTLGAYKNVKNVDKPYMLVLGISYNGTSPIDIPLPFVYFEKRFHPNWAYTLGAPKSGMKYFTKKGHFFQTEIFLDGYYVNIQNDILLPGNNLSTDVSSTALLLTIGYQYKITKDMSVYFIGGRSIYQNSALRNEERDDIFTLNDASGLYFRTGIRIGI from the coding sequence ATGAGAAAGCATAGCTGGGTTGTTCTTTCCGTGTGCTTATTGTTTTCTGCTATTAATTCGGTAATAGCGCAAACACCAGATGTCTTTAGGTTAGAATACATGTTGATGCCAGAAAATAGTGGCGACGTTGAAACATCGCGTATTAAGTTGGTGTTGAACGTGCCTATTGCGGTGCGAGATAAGAAAGATTTTTTGGTTCTTGGTGCGGAGTATAATCGATACAATTTTGAGGTTCCAGATGATTTATTTCCTAATTCTGGTGATTTAAGTAAGTTTCATGTATTAGATGTAAACTTAGCATACATGTATAAACTGACGGAGAGCTGGCGCTTAATTGGTGTGGTTACCCCAAGATGGTCTACTAATTTTGTTCAAGAATTACAGAACGAAGATTTTAATATGAACTATACCTTAGGTGCATATAAAAATGTGAAAAATGTAGATAAACCATACATGTTGGTTTTGGGTATTTCATACAACGGTACATCGCCAATAGACATACCATTACCATTTGTGTATTTCGAGAAACGATTTCATCCAAATTGGGCATATACATTGGGTGCGCCAAAATCGGGTATGAAGTATTTTACCAAAAAGGGTCATTTCTTTCAGACCGAAATATTTTTAGATGGGTATTATGTAAATATTCAAAACGATATTTTGTTGCCTGGTAATAATTTATCTACAGATGTTTCTTCTACGGCATTGTTATTGACAATAGGTTACCAGTATAAGATAACGAAGGATATGTCCGTTTACTTTATAGGCGGTCGATCTATTTATCAAAATAGTGCGTTACGTAACGAAGAAAGAGATGATATTTTCACTCTAAACGATGCCTCGGGTCTATATTTTAGAACAGGAATAAGAATAGGAATTTAA
- a CDS encoding mechanosensitive ion channel family protein has translation MIQESAETIKEIIEDDIWGTIKKFLDLGYHFGEGDKSINITIGLLLLLTIAFLLTSTVLQAIRRFFTRKMEADDKLKFISIFKFIKYLVYVIVILFTMSAAGINITILITASAALFVGLGLALQEIFQDIIGGIFIIVDKSLRVGDIIEIDNKVGKVFEIKLRTTRAITRDDKVIIIPNHKFISDIVYNYTQNHKTTRELVRIGVAYGSDIELVTEILLDIVKSQRSILKSPKPFVIFEDFGDSALVFTINFYLTDSFTDPRVKSEVRYKIDAEFRKHKISIPFPQRDVHIFQQGPFQHSNVSNTENNEKA, from the coding sequence ATGATTCAAGAAAGTGCAGAAACGATTAAAGAGATAATCGAGGATGATATTTGGGGGACTATTAAGAAATTTTTAGACCTAGGTTATCATTTTGGGGAAGGTGATAAATCTATTAACATTACCATAGGTTTGTTATTATTACTTACCATAGCATTTTTACTTACAAGTACTGTTCTACAAGCGATACGTAGATTTTTTACAAGAAAAATGGAAGCTGATGATAAGCTGAAGTTTATCAGCATATTTAAGTTCATTAAGTACTTGGTATATGTTATTGTGATTCTTTTTACCATGAGTGCCGCAGGTATAAATATTACTATTTTGATTACGGCATCTGCAGCTTTATTCGTCGGACTTGGATTAGCCTTACAAGAGATTTTTCAAGATATTATTGGTGGAATTTTTATCATTGTAGATAAATCGTTGAGAGTAGGCGATATCATTGAAATTGATAATAAGGTCGGTAAGGTTTTTGAAATTAAGTTACGTACTACTAGGGCGATTACAAGAGATGATAAAGTGATTATAATACCGAATCATAAATTCATTAGTGACATCGTTTATAACTACACGCAAAATCATAAGACCACGAGAGAATTAGTTCGTATTGGTGTGGCTTATGGCAGTGATATTGAATTGGTTACCGAAATACTTCTAGATATAGTTAAATCTCAAAGAAGTATTTTAAAGAGCCCAAAACCATTTGTAATATTTGAAGACTTTGGTGATTCTGCTCTCGTATTTACAATTAATTTTTATTTGACAGATAGTTTTACAGATCCACGTGTAAAAAGTGAAGTACGATATAAGATTGATGCTGAATTTAGAAAGCATAAAATATCTATTCCTTTCCCTCAAAGAGATGTTCATATATTTCAACAGGGTCCATTTCAACATAGCAATGTATCAAATACAGAGAATAATGAGAAAGCATAG
- a CDS encoding ABC transporter permease, with translation MNKLRLIIKREYIAKVRNKSFVVMTFLSPFLMVGMILLIAYLTQLNDTEKKVIGVLNESGYFANEFITTDATSYINFKDISLEQAKDSTVSLGFYGLIYLPNEPNLEQVAQRAFFYSKDAPSATVLDKLESSITGRLRQERLRELGMSPKEYAEMDRGYNINIETFDGLQNIKGINEIKAIIGGAFGYLIMMFIIIYGGFVMRSVIEEKTSRIIEVIISSVKPFHLMMGKIIGTSLAGITQFAIWIVSGAILLFIGLAIFDIDPASLTKGGGVAPGMANATNVDVDALTQNIQLYAQEIFELPIFAMLFFFIVYFILGYLIYSSIYAAIGAAVDNETDTQQFIFPVILPLMLAIYVGFFSVFSNPNGPIAVAFSLFPLTSPIVMLMRLPWGIGEGGVPVWQLITSIVILIGTFIGIVWVAAKIYRVGILMYGKKPSYKELYKWLKYS, from the coding sequence ATGAATAAATTACGACTTATAATTAAAAGAGAATACATAGCTAAGGTGCGTAATAAGTCGTTTGTGGTTATGACTTTTTTGAGTCCTTTTTTAATGGTAGGTATGATATTATTGATAGCATACTTAACTCAATTAAATGACACTGAAAAAAAGGTCATAGGGGTCTTGAATGAAAGTGGCTATTTCGCGAATGAATTTATAACTACTGATGCTACTTCTTATATCAATTTTAAAGATATTTCATTAGAACAGGCAAAGGACTCAACAGTTAGTTTAGGTTTTTATGGTCTAATTTATTTACCTAACGAACCTAATTTAGAACAAGTAGCGCAAAGAGCTTTCTTTTATAGTAAAGATGCGCCCAGTGCTACCGTTTTAGATAAATTAGAAAGTTCTATTACAGGTAGATTGCGGCAAGAAAGATTACGTGAGCTAGGCATGTCTCCAAAAGAATATGCTGAAATGGACCGTGGCTACAATATAAATATCGAAACTTTTGATGGTCTACAGAATATAAAAGGGATCAATGAGATAAAAGCGATTATTGGGGGTGCATTTGGCTACCTTATTATGATGTTCATTATTATTTATGGTGGCTTTGTAATGCGAAGTGTTATCGAAGAAAAAACTAGTAGAATTATTGAGGTTATTATATCATCTGTAAAACCGTTTCATTTAATGATGGGTAAGATTATTGGTACATCACTTGCTGGTATAACCCAATTTGCAATTTGGATTGTATCAGGAGCTATTTTGTTATTTATCGGTTTGGCTATTTTTGATATAGATCCTGCTAGTTTAACAAAAGGCGGTGGGGTTGCACCTGGTATGGCTAATGCTACAAATGTTGATGTAGATGCTCTTACCCAAAACATTCAATTATATGCGCAAGAAATTTTTGAGTTACCCATTTTTGCTATGTTGTTTTTTTTCATTGTTTATTTTATTTTGGGTTATTTAATTTATAGTTCTATCTATGCTGCTATTGGGGCAGCTGTAGATAATGAGACAGATACACAGCAGTTTATTTTTCCGGTGATTTTACCATTGATGTTGGCCATATATGTAGGGTTCTTTTCTGTGTTCAGCAATCCTAACGGACCAATAGCTGTTGCATTTTCCCTTTTTCCACTAACATCACCTATTGTAATGTTAATGCGTTTGCCTTGGGGTATTGGTGAAGGTGGCGTACCAGTATGGCAGTTGATAACATCAATTGTAATATTAATAGGTACTTTTATAGGTATAGTATGGGTAGCAGCGAAAATATATCGTGTAGGTATACTTATGTACGGTAAAAAACCAAGTTATAAAGAATTGTATAAGTGGCTTAAATACTCATGA
- a CDS encoding ABC transporter ATP-binding protein: MSHILVANDVTKQFGSHTALKNVSLEIPKNSIYGLLGPNGAGKTTLIRIINQITYPDQGSVYFDGELLKPEHIAQIGYLPEERGLYKSMKVGEQALYLAQLKGLSKAEAKKRLKYWFERLEIGDWWNKKIQELSKGMAQKIQFVVTVLHEPKLLIFDEPFSGFDPINANIIKEQILSLKENGTSIIFSTHRMESVEELCEYIALIHKSEKILDGKLTDIKKAYKNNIFEIGLETANEQLLLNDMQDKFQVLSQDYDSIEKQLNLRVQLPSNESRDILAFLGSRANVNGFKETIPSASDIFIKTIQNKNIDNE, translated from the coding sequence ATGAGTCATATTTTGGTTGCTAATGATGTCACCAAACAGTTTGGGAGCCATACGGCATTGAAAAACGTTTCCCTTGAAATTCCTAAGAATAGTATCTACGGTCTACTTGGACCGAACGGGGCGGGTAAGACAACGTTAATTCGTATCATAAATCAAATTACATATCCTGATCAAGGTTCCGTTTATTTTGACGGGGAGCTACTTAAACCAGAACATATTGCGCAAATTGGGTATCTGCCTGAAGAACGTGGTCTTTATAAAAGTATGAAGGTTGGCGAGCAAGCACTTTATTTAGCACAACTAAAAGGATTGTCTAAAGCTGAAGCTAAAAAGCGCCTAAAATATTGGTTCGAAAGATTGGAGATCGGCGATTGGTGGAACAAAAAAATACAGGAGCTATCTAAAGGTATGGCGCAAAAAATACAGTTTGTTGTAACTGTATTACATGAGCCTAAGTTGTTAATTTTCGATGAGCCTTTTAGTGGTTTTGATCCTATCAATGCCAATATTATTAAAGAACAGATTTTAAGTTTAAAAGAGAATGGCACGTCTATTATATTCTCAACGCATAGAATGGAGTCTGTAGAAGAGCTGTGTGAATATATTGCTTTGATTCATAAATCAGAGAAAATATTAGATGGCAAATTAACTGACATCAAGAAAGCATACAAAAACAACATTTTTGAAATAGGTTTAGAGACAGCTAATGAGCAGTTGCTGCTAAATGATATGCAAGATAAATTTCAAGTGCTATCTCAAGATTATGATAGTATTGAAAAACAGTTGAACCTTAGGGTGCAATTGCCATCAAATGAATCTAGAGATATTTTAGCCTTTTTAGGTTCGCGTGCAAACGTAAATGGTTTTAAAGAAACGATTCCGTCTGCAAGTGATATTTTTATAAAGACCATTCAAAATAAAAATATCGACAATGAATAA
- the dnaJ gene encoding molecular chaperone DnaJ, with protein sequence MKEDYYEVLGISKSATAAEIKKAYRKKALQYHPDKNPGDSSAEEKFKKSAEAYEVLSDADKKARYDQFGHSAFEGGGGGGGFGGGGMNMDDIFSQFGDIFGGGFGGGGFGGFGGGGGQRRVKGSNLRIRVTLTLEEIANGVEKKVKVKRKVQAEGVTYKTCTTCNGRGQVTKIQNTILGRMQTAAVCSTCGGSGQILDGKPGDADAQGLKVAEETVSINIPAGVEEGMQLKVPNKGNDAPGNGVPGDLLVAIETQEHSTLKREGDNLHYDLYVSISEAVLGTSKEIDAVGGKVRIKLEAGIQSGKILRLRGKGITSLNGYGAGDILVHVNVWTPKELNKEQKEFFEKMQGNDNFEPKPEKSDKSFFEKVKDMFS encoded by the coding sequence ATGAAGGAAGATTATTATGAAGTATTAGGCATCAGTAAGAGTGCAACTGCTGCAGAAATAAAAAAAGCATACCGTAAAAAGGCATTGCAGTATCACCCAGATAAAAATCCGGGAGATAGTTCCGCCGAAGAGAAGTTCAAGAAATCTGCTGAAGCTTATGAAGTATTAAGCGACGCCGATAAGAAAGCTCGTTACGATCAGTTTGGTCATTCTGCCTTTGAAGGCGGCGGTGGCGGCGGCGGTTTTGGCGGCGGCGGTATGAATATGGATGATATCTTCAGCCAATTTGGCGATATTTTCGGTGGCGGCTTCGGCGGCGGAGGCTTTGGTGGCTTCGGCGGTGGCGGTGGTCAACGAAGAGTAAAAGGAAGTAATCTTCGTATTAGGGTAACATTGACCTTAGAAGAGATTGCAAATGGTGTAGAGAAAAAAGTTAAGGTAAAACGAAAAGTTCAAGCCGAAGGCGTTACCTATAAAACATGTACTACTTGTAATGGTAGAGGGCAGGTGACAAAAATTCAGAACACGATACTTGGTAGAATGCAAACAGCAGCTGTTTGTAGTACTTGTGGTGGTAGTGGTCAAATTTTAGACGGTAAACCTGGCGATGCAGATGCACAAGGACTAAAAGTTGCTGAAGAAACGGTGTCTATTAATATACCTGCAGGTGTAGAAGAAGGTATGCAGTTAAAAGTGCCTAATAAAGGTAATGATGCCCCGGGTAACGGAGTGCCGGGAGATTTATTAGTTGCCATAGAAACCCAAGAGCATAGCACGCTTAAAAGAGAAGGTGATAATTTACATTATGATCTTTACGTAAGTATTTCTGAAGCTGTTTTAGGAACTTCAAAAGAAATCGATGCCGTTGGTGGTAAAGTTCGTATTAAGCTAGAAGCAGGTATACAATCTGGTAAAATATTGAGACTTAGAGGTAAAGGTATTACAAGTTTAAATGGATATGGTGCTGGTGATATATTGGTACATGTAAACGTTTGGACACCTAAAGAGTTGAATAAAGAACAGAAAGAATTCTTTGAAAAAATGCAGGGCAATGACAATTTTGAGCCTAAACCAGAGAAATCTGATAAGTCATTTTTTGAAAAAGTTAAAGATATGTTCTCGTAA
- a CDS encoding nucleotide exchange factor GrpE, translating to MSDKENTLDDEFLDDELLEGQEQEQENEEEEEEKSVEETLSDELAKEKDKFLRLFAEFENYKRRTSKERMELFKTAGQEVIVSLLPVLDDFDRAMKELAKSEDKETFTGIELINVKLRETLKGKGLEMVEAKAGDVFDADIHEAITQIPAPDKKMKGKIIDVIEKGFKLGDRIIRHPKVVVGN from the coding sequence ATGAGTGATAAAGAAAACACTTTGGATGATGAATTCTTGGATGATGAGCTATTAGAAGGTCAAGAGCAAGAACAAGAGAATGAAGAGGAAGAGGAAGAAAAGTCGGTAGAAGAAACGCTTAGCGATGAACTAGCGAAAGAGAAAGATAAGTTTTTAAGATTGTTTGCAGAATTTGAGAATTATAAAAGACGTACTTCTAAAGAACGTATGGAGTTATTTAAGACTGCAGGGCAAGAAGTTATCGTTTCATTATTACCAGTTTTAGATGATTTTGATAGGGCTATGAAAGAATTGGCAAAATCAGAAGATAAAGAAACTTTTACCGGTATCGAGCTAATTAATGTTAAGCTTAGAGAGACTCTAAAGGGCAAAGGTTTAGAAATGGTCGAAGCTAAGGCAGGTGATGTTTTTGATGCAGATATACATGAAGCAATAACTCAAATACCAGCACCTGACAAGAAGATGAAAGGTAAGATTATCGACGTTATCGAAAAAGGGTTTAAGTTGGGCGACCGTATTATTAGGCATCCAAAAGTAGTAGTAGGAAATTAA